A section of the Bradyrhizobium oligotrophicum S58 genome encodes:
- a CDS encoding response regulator transcription factor — protein MMHRAVLADSDEVAEESCSVANSAKNQDKGFAVATGWTTESGVDHPAAGCDQISAPASAASDAGRSMSTPTRPRILMVGDRGFTSLLKYILESNGFDCMLTDTLTDAIASATAVRPGLIALDDVSCGDRVACALEQLHRDPATQFVPTLIMASVSPHLEETCVHTDRTSYILKPFLPDIFIDRLHGILRESACSSLKVLRFADIVMESDAHRVSRGARSVRLCPVEYRILQHLLECPRKVFSREQILCSIRAHTQENAVRSIDVHISRIRKALCERGEPNYIRTVRGLGYSLDFAPDGPATYVPRPDLVNDARKQHRSDR, from the coding sequence ATGATGCACAGAGCAGTCCTGGCTGACAGCGACGAGGTGGCCGAGGAGTCCTGCAGTGTCGCAAACTCAGCTAAAAATCAGGACAAAGGCTTTGCAGTCGCGACCGGCTGGACGACGGAGTCGGGCGTCGACCACCCCGCGGCGGGATGCGACCAGATATCTGCGCCTGCGTCTGCAGCCTCCGACGCAGGCAGGTCCATGTCTACGCCTACGAGACCGCGCATCCTAATGGTTGGCGACAGGGGATTCACGAGCCTCCTCAAATACATTCTCGAAAGCAACGGTTTCGACTGCATGCTGACCGACACCCTGACAGATGCGATCGCCTCCGCCACCGCCGTGCGGCCCGGCTTGATCGCCCTGGACGACGTATCCTGCGGGGATCGGGTAGCCTGCGCGCTCGAACAGCTGCACCGGGACCCCGCAACGCAATTTGTGCCGACGCTGATCATGGCAAGCGTATCGCCCCACCTCGAGGAGACCTGCGTCCATACGGATCGGACAAGCTATATATTGAAGCCGTTTCTTCCGGACATCTTCATCGACCGGCTGCATGGTATTCTGCGCGAATCGGCTTGTTCCAGTCTCAAAGTGCTTCGATTTGCCGACATCGTCATGGAGTCCGACGCGCATCGCGTCTCCCGAGGAGCGCGCTCCGTTCGCCTCTGCCCCGTCGAATATCGGATCTTGCAACACCTCCTCGAATGCCCCCGAAAGGTCTTTTCTCGGGAGCAGATTCTTTGCAGCATACGAGCACATACTCAGGAGAACGCGGTGCGCTCAATCGATGTTCACATCAGCCGTATTCGCAAGGCTCTTTGTGAACGTGGCGAGCCGAACTATATCCGCACGGTGCGAGGGTTGGGCTATTCGCTTGACTTTGCCCCGGACGGACCTGCCACCTACGTGCCACGACCCGATCTGGTCAACGACGCGCGAAAGCAACACCGATCGGATCGATAA
- a CDS encoding sugar phosphate isomerase/epimerase family protein encodes MVSRIGFMQGDLMERADKRGRGFLTDCWREEFSVAQKVGFELIEWRIGEEPILMNPVMSTTGRDQMRRLSGECGICIPSLSADFMMQFPFYMVTGREHRARLDLLGAVIEACAEIEIKLLVMPLTNGWQQLSSREAVALRSGLDRLAPLLEACGVVLSLESDLDPRCLVSLIEPYPADRFGITYTVGCRPSIRADAHQDLAACGNRIVNVRLKDWNLDVDRASPSRQRTSLADALNQLKRAGYRGDLILQSAPGNSRAAVLAQYGAMAATWWSFGRSDHLSLAPGMVEASESRQQLAHTR; translated from the coding sequence ATGGTCAGCCGTATCGGATTTATGCAGGGCGACCTCATGGAGCGGGCTGACAAGAGAGGGCGGGGCTTTCTCACGGATTGCTGGCGCGAGGAATTCTCGGTCGCCCAAAAGGTCGGATTCGAACTGATCGAGTGGCGGATCGGTGAAGAGCCGATCCTGATGAATCCCGTGATGTCGACCACTGGACGAGATCAGATGCGGCGGCTCAGCGGCGAATGCGGCATCTGCATTCCCTCGCTGTCCGCCGATTTCATGATGCAATTCCCGTTTTACATGGTCACCGGCCGCGAGCATCGGGCGCGGCTCGACCTGCTCGGTGCTGTGATCGAGGCGTGTGCCGAGATCGAAATCAAGCTTCTCGTGATGCCACTCACGAACGGTTGGCAACAGCTTTCCTCTCGCGAGGCGGTGGCACTTCGATCCGGACTGGATCGGCTTGCGCCGCTCCTCGAGGCTTGCGGCGTGGTCCTCTCCCTTGAGTCCGATCTCGATCCGCGGTGCTTGGTCTCGCTGATCGAGCCATACCCGGCAGACCGGTTCGGCATCACCTACACAGTTGGATGTCGACCGTCGATCCGCGCTGATGCGCATCAGGACCTCGCCGCTTGCGGCAACCGGATCGTGAACGTCCGCCTCAAGGACTGGAATTTGGACGTAGACCGCGCTTCGCCTTCCCGTCAGCGGACCAGCCTCGCCGACGCGCTGAATCAGCTGAAACGCGCTGGCTATCGGGGCGATCTTATTCTTCAATCGGCCCCTGGTAACTCTCGCGCAGCAGTGCTCGCCCAGTACGGTGCCATGGCGGCGACCTGGTGGAGCTTCGGTAGGTCAGATCATCTCAGTCTTGCTCCAGGGATGGTCGAGGCGAGCGAGAGCCGACAACAGCTGGCGCATACGCGGTGA
- a CDS encoding NAD/NADP-dependent octopine/nopaline dehydrogenase family protein produces the protein MQTSVSIIGAGNCGCAFAADLASRGANVLLYAHPEHRRHAETIERNGYLEAGLKIEGRFHPDVSSDMADVVRFSRFIVITVPSYGHEAVLSELAKFDLSKHVVISITGNFFALMARRQINARYILETATAPYASRMQDGKVMVMGVKSIMPIAAMPVDVGEALRDEIGAIFSMPLEWRSNVLEIGMSCITGVIHPTPALMNAGWIETRKGDFYFYREGMSASVARVIDQVDRERMAIAREFGFRPQSVVAIMNSYYDRSFASFGEFAKQTVEHNTTKMAPQHLRDRFIVQDVPYVLVPWFELGVKVGLHSTAIKSIIDLASIVNETDYLETGRNLRRLGLDAASKGQVIETFSARLAPWGDELRRIA, from the coding sequence ATGCAGACGTCGGTTTCGATCATTGGTGCCGGGAATTGCGGGTGTGCGTTCGCGGCCGATCTTGCCAGTCGAGGAGCGAATGTATTGTTGTACGCGCATCCCGAGCATCGCCGGCACGCGGAGACGATCGAACGCAACGGGTATCTTGAAGCAGGCCTCAAGATCGAAGGTCGCTTCCATCCGGATGTCAGCTCGGACATGGCCGACGTTGTCCGGTTCTCCCGGTTCATCGTCATCACTGTCCCGTCATATGGCCACGAGGCCGTCCTGAGCGAACTTGCAAAGTTCGACCTCAGCAAGCATGTCGTCATTTCGATCACGGGCAACTTCTTTGCTCTGATGGCGCGCAGACAAATCAATGCGCGGTACATCCTCGAAACCGCCACGGCGCCATACGCCTCGAGAATGCAGGATGGCAAGGTGATGGTGATGGGCGTCAAGAGCATCATGCCGATCGCGGCGATGCCGGTGGACGTCGGTGAAGCGTTGCGCGACGAGATCGGCGCAATCTTCTCGATGCCGCTGGAGTGGCGCAGCAATGTTCTCGAGATCGGAATGTCTTGCATTACCGGGGTGATCCATCCGACGCCGGCGCTGATGAACGCCGGATGGATCGAGACGCGAAAGGGCGACTTCTATTTCTATCGTGAAGGCATGTCGGCGTCGGTCGCCCGCGTCATCGACCAGGTCGACAGGGAGCGAATGGCGATCGCCAGGGAATTTGGCTTCAGGCCGCAGTCTGTCGTGGCGATCATGAACAGCTACTACGACAGAAGCTTTGCCAGCTTCGGCGAGTTCGCGAAACAGACGGTCGAACACAACACCACGAAGATGGCCCCTCAGCACCTGCGCGACAGGTTTATTGTTCAGGACGTTCCATACGTTCTGGTTCCCTGGTTCGAGCTCGGCGTCAAAGTGGGTCTCCATTCCACCGCGATCAAGTCGATCATCGATCTCGCCTCCATCGTCAACGAGACGGATTATCTGGAGACAGGCCGAAATCTGCGCAGGCTGGGACTGGACGCGGCCTCCAAGGGGCAGGTGATCGAGACATTCAGCGCACGGCTTGCGCCATGGGGCGATGAGCTTCGCCGTATCGCCTAG